A genome region from Sphingobium sp. WTD-1 includes the following:
- a CDS encoding polyphosphate kinase, with protein sequence MTINLSDYETGAKYKGDYDAALLALQHRLSKIQVAHILHRRRTVIMLEGWDGAGKGGIIKRMTADWDPRYYQVHPIAAPTREELDHHFLWRFWTRLPASQNIGLFDRSWYGRVLVERVEKYAPKAEWKRGYKDINAFEAQQIETGTNIIKLFVHITQETQDEQLAQRLDTPWKRWKTGADDYRNRARRIEYWDAMHDMFEKTDTKQAPWKVIDNNNRKAGRIAALTYVAERLEKLVPMDFPAADPEVVKLAREAFGYKPAK encoded by the coding sequence ATGACGATCAATCTGTCGGACTATGAGACCGGGGCGAAGTATAAAGGCGATTATGATGCGGCGCTGCTGGCGCTGCAGCATCGCCTGTCGAAGATCCAGGTCGCCCATATCCTGCATCGCCGCCGGACCGTCATCATGCTGGAAGGCTGGGACGGCGCGGGCAAGGGCGGCATCATCAAGCGGATGACCGCAGACTGGGACCCGCGTTATTATCAGGTCCACCCGATCGCCGCGCCGACGCGCGAGGAACTGGACCATCATTTCCTCTGGCGCTTCTGGACTCGGCTGCCCGCCAGCCAGAATATCGGCCTGTTCGACCGCAGCTGGTACGGCCGGGTGCTGGTGGAGCGGGTGGAGAAATATGCGCCCAAGGCGGAATGGAAGCGCGGCTACAAGGATATCAACGCGTTCGAGGCGCAGCAGATCGAGACCGGCACCAACATCATCAAGCTGTTCGTCCACATCACCCAGGAGACGCAGGACGAGCAACTGGCGCAGCGGCTGGATACGCCGTGGAAGCGGTGGAAGACCGGGGCGGACGATTATCGCAACCGGGCCAGGCGGATCGAATATTGGGATGCGATGCACGACATGTTCGAGAAGACCGACACCAAGCAGGCGCCCTGGAAGGTGATCGACAATAATAACCGCAAGGCCGGACGAATCGCGGCGCTGACCTATGTCGCGGAGCGGCTGGAGAAACTGGTGCCGATGGATTTCCCGGCGGCCGATCCCGAGGTGGTCAAGCTGGCGCGGGAGGCATTTGGCTATAAGCCCGCCAAATAA